The Alnus glutinosa chromosome 1, dhAlnGlut1.1, whole genome shotgun sequence region ttgtttgctttcttcgaattaggaaaatatacatcaaataatttttttccgttatttgagtaatttctcttcttcttttttggtctttaggtttttttttttttttttttttttttttttttttttttatatatatatatatattattataatttatgttctaaaagtagtttatatatatatatatatatatattatttttttaacattatacATGCAAATGATGATCGTAAGAAAAATCTCTATTTGACAAAACTTATTCCTATAGGTATGAATTTCATTGGAACCaaacaaattgttttttttcctattatgaGTATATTTTGTTTGTCGTTGGTagtccattttcattttttttttccttatttgatattataatttatatacaaaaaatacagttattttattttataggagtattttttCAGTTTCTGTTTATTGTCcgttttcatattttgtccttattttctgttctattttatatattatttttatttctattctataagtagttttttttttaaccttatatTTGCAATGGATCgtcgaaaaaaataaaaatctattagACATAACTTCTTCTTATACCTATGAGGCTTTGAATTTGTTGTAATTGgaaaaaatatacaataaaagaaaaataaaattatttttagactatatgagtattttcattttttttcgtttgtcatttgttttcattttttctccttattttatgttctaatttatatattgttgcttattttgtgctaaaagtattttcatttatgatatatatgtgaagggcggttgaaagaaaaaaaaaaaaatattctcattTTGTTGGGACTTCTTCCTATACATATTAGTTTCATTGAAATCgagaaaaatatacaaaaaatacaaattttacgtttcaattttttgtccttatttttttgttctaaatgtAGTTTCTTTTGTGTTATAcgtgcaatatatatatatagacacctCTAAAATGTTGTATGAGTTACACTTCATTTCATATTGCCCTCAATTTTAAAGGTAATAAGAAAAcgatatttataaaaatgacaatataatatttggcttcatgtttgatggtttataaattgttaattattcattatttgattatAGTGAAAGTgcgattttctttagtttaaatatgttaattgttaacaaaattttcttttgggtttcttttctaaatattgaatacaagttaTAGCAATGATGTGAAtacattattttgttctttgtttttgtgaattcctATATTATGTAAAAAGTCTCTTGAATTAACgtctataaaaattgaataatgtgattacttataaaaaaaaaaaaattaaatacatgtgatttattttgattacttaCAAGATAATTTACTATATACATTTACGTATTTTTaatattcttatatttttattttgtttcttaaattaaatgtaatGTTCTAATTTGTTATGCAGTTTTAATTAGTAAAAACCCGCGCATGACGCGGGTTACATGCTAGTTAATATAAGCTTTAAACTTAGTACCCCTCCAACACTATATCCCTAAAGCAACGATATCATCCCAATTTGTGGGGGGATTCAAGGCATTACGAAGTTCCGGCCATAACATGCTTCCACACTCAACTATTGAAACcacacaagaaaaataaatgatcaCTCCTTCAATACCATACCAACAAAACACATACTTTATCTCACCCTTATATCCCGAGTTTAAAAGCCTTATATTTCTATCTTAACATGTTTTAATCTTTTATTCTTAATTTACAGGGTTTTATCAACTTCTACGCTGCAAAGAAATTCTTAAATAAGCTAGAGAAGGTAAAGATGTTgtgtaatattatatatataaatatatatatattacatttttctcattctttattGTTCTAAAGATAACAATATATAGTATGTTGAATTGCATGCATGTGTACGTCTTTTGCAGATAAAGGAGAAACTACAGGAAAAGACCAAAGACATAAAAGGTGCCATGGTTGAGGACAATAAGTTCTGCATCTCTGTACACTTCCGATGTGTAGATGAGGAGGTAAAACTTAGACTTCAgtgaattaattaaaaaaataataaaataaaataaaattactagcTATCTACTAACCTAGCCTACGTACGTATATGATGTGCACAAAAACTGCTAAATGGTTTGGAAATCAAACATAAAAGTAATTCTCAAAGTTTCTTGGATGCATGCTAAGATTACGTATCTTTTTAATGCAGTATAGAAGTTAATAATAATCTAAAGagataaaggaaaaagagaacgacacataaattaattaagatgGTTCGacctatgacctacatccataCATTAAAACTTTATAGGCTATATCTTTCCAACATTTTTGATTTGAGTACATTCatgctctctatttatagagctttacagtgatttgaaaattttcaaatataaacTATGTCCTTTAATATATGATAATTAAATCATCTAAATCCATTGATTTGgaataattaaatcatcaaagatttatatttttatcttgcCCCCACAAGATGAACAGTTTGTTAGCGATTATTGATCTTGAATGGGTTGAAAAATGGCTACTATGACCTAATTTGGAATGTCGGCTGTTATGACTGGAACTTGGACTTCGATGACTTTTTGGTCGGCATCGGCTACTATGGCCGGAATTTGGACATCGGAGACTTTGGTCAGGAACGGTTATTATGGCCAAAATTGGGCCATCTATGGGCCTTAAATGGGCCAAATAGAGGCATCTTAgcctcttcctctcttttttttcaacAGAATGGCAATGGCTGCTGGTGGCGAGGCAAAGATCGGCCCAACAGAGTGTGGAGCGGTTCGACTGGGTGCTTTGTGATGgcggaagaaaaagaaaaatttcacaATTTCATAGGACCATTTGGATTCAATCTTGGCATTAGCCtgatggctctgatactatatAGAAACTAATAGTAATATAAAGAGATAAATGAAATAATGGTTCGACCTATGACTTACATCCATACGTTAAAGTCTTATAGACTACATCTTTTCTTCATGTTGATTTAAGTACAAttctctctatttatagagttttacaaagatttgaataatttcaaatataaactATGTTTCTTAACATACGATAATCAAATCATTTAAATCTCTTGATTTAGGGTAATTAAATCATCAAGGATTTATATCCTTATTGATCATGCAGAATGTTGAGAATGTTAAGAAGATAGTAGACTCTGTCATCAAATCTTATCCAAGCTTTCGCACGGGAGGGGGTAAAAAGGTATATACACTACATATCTTAATTTATTCGTAGGATTAATTTGTTATTCTTTtctaaataattatattttccaaTTCATATCACTCATTTTGCATGTGAAGTTTTTTGTTGAACAGGTTATGGAAGTACGCCCGAATATTGAGTGGAACAAAGGTCATGCTTTGGGCTATTTACTAAAAACTTTTGCGTTTGATACCCAAAATGACCATGTCCTCCCATTATATATAGGAGATGATGCATCGGATGAGGACGCCTTTAAGGTAATTTTGGTCTTTACTGACGACATAAAGTTGTTGCTAATGCTAGTTGTAATTACTCTGTTGAGAAAGGTTATTAGCGACGATCGTCATTGATATATCATTATCCGCAATGACATTACTCGTCACTAATAATATTAGAAGTCGTCACAAATAGCGTAAGAGCTTTAGCCGATGTGTCATCGCTAATAACTAGTCATTAGCGCCGACCAAAAAATGTCATCGGTGATCAGCGGTGGCATTTTAATTGTTGCTAAATACCAAAATTTTTGTAGCGTAAGCAATTCAGGTAATTAGCCCATAAAGAAAGGGGTGTGGGGCGTACCTGGCTGGGCCCTACACCCAAGTTGTTCGGGACAATTGCAATTTAGACATTCCAATTGTAGGGGATCCTAATCCGGTCCCTTCAAAGATCGAACCTAATTAgagaatgataaaaaaaaaatagtgatgaTCGAtgctatatatatggaaaaagtATCATTTGTGGATGGCATTTGATTAATGCATGCAAGTAAGGCCCATGCTAATGTGAAAAATATTGTATACGAATGGTTGCAGTTTATAAAGAAAGTTGGAAGAGGGTTTCCCATCGTCGTCTCTTCCACACCAAAAAGAACGGACGCTTCATTCTCTTTACGTGATACAACGGAGGTGATGAATTTCTTGACAAACCTTACGGGGTGGACAAGAAGCTCTTCTTCCGACTAATCTGCTTCTGCATGCACTGTTTATGATCTCCAtatccattatatatatatatatagtcaattGTACAACGCCATTTAGGctaggggggaaaaaaaagttttttctttttggctttaTAATGTATAGGTTGTCTGTGTTTGTATCAAAATATATACGTCTGTACGTACGTTTGTAGATTTGTTAGGAAAGTTACTTCGATGTTTGTCATGGTAGATGGTCTTGAGTTTACATCATGCATATATGGTAGAAGCTTCTTTATTCTATGTATGAACACTTCTGTTGATATCTTCGAAACTTCCATCGGTGTGAGTGCAACTATTGAGATCATAAAAATGAAGTCTCCGACCTTTTCAGGATTAgatcctttcaaattatttgtctgaatttgagagaatttggacaaatgattgtgagagactacttataggACCTACTTGACCAGATAAATGGCTggacaacctaatttttatttggtcaggtggattCCATAATTGATCTTTCACAATTGTctgttcgaattctctcaaattcagacagataatttgagaggatcttaaTCCTTTAAGAAAATAACTATGCTCATTGCTCGAGGTTGACCAATCTATCTTATGTCTGCATTGGGTGGAACACTAATTAATAGGGTTGTAAACGAAAAAGGCCACTCGCAAACGGTTCGAGTTTGGTTAAACTCGATTTAGTTATTAAATGGGTTGTTTGTGAATGCAAAATTATGCTCGAGTATTGAACGATACAAAATCGTATAAAACTAGACTCGAGTCGATTAATATTCGTGAATAAGCTCGTGTAAGTTTGGCTCGACTCAATAActcatttgaatatatatatataaaaaagaataagttGTATAAATATAAGTTTCATCTGTTAGAGTATATTAGCTATACCAACTACATGCTACTATGTTAATTAATAGTGATATAACATGTTAACGTATATTGACTATCTCATTAGCTATTTAGTCAATATactaactaaaaataaatttagattCCTAAATTACCGCAAACAAACAAatatctaaatataaaagcagTAAGGAGAAATAACACAGACATTTtattacgaagtgaaaactctttgcaccaaagagaaaaatcactctgagaaagccaaacccagaaaatcaacTATCAGAAGAAATAACTAGTTACAAGACATTCATACTCATAATACCtttgcaatagtcataccttgagCTCTAATAAGTACTTATACTTGAACGGCTCTCTCCCAGACCCATCTggagagttcttcaattgatcATTTAACTAGAACTCATCTCTAGTCAGACTTCAAATGGTTGAATGGTTACAACACAATAAACAAAgactctaagagagatacataAAACGTTTATGCATAATATtcttctcttagcacaatgaaaTTCTATTTAGGAATTCTTAAAGAAACAATGTCTAGAAGCCCATTTAAATATGCTTCAGAAATCCTACAATAAGTCAGGAACGGATTTCTAGGTGGCAGTGTCCGAACAATACTTTGAGCGTTCGGACGAGCAACAACAACTCTATGTTTTGTtaaagggcgtccggacggcttgacctagcgtccgaacgattgTAGGGAAAAGTTTCTCTGTCTGCAGTCTTCAGTTTTGCGTCCGGACATCCTTGCAAACGGATGCTCTCTGTGGTTCGCGTCCGAAGGCTGTTTGGACAAGTAGCGAACAAGAGCTCTCTATGGTTTACGTCTGATGGGCCGTCTGGACAAGTATCGAACTTTGACTTTTTGTGATTGGCGTCCTGACGCTGTTTCTGGCCGTCCAAACAGGTTACAAGGAAATCGACTATGCTGATTCTGTaaagtcttcagaatattttctttccttctctgaaaGATGCAATGCAGATCTTGCCTTGTTCAACCCTTTCTATTCTAGATCAATTATTCTGCAATATAATTTCTGACAGTCTTGGAAATACGGAGTCCTTGATATGGCAATGTTTTTGTCGACAGAATgtagttaataaaataaatcaacactaatatataacatattaagtaGTCAACACACGAAGTTTATATGTTAGTATTACTACAACACTAATATAGTAATACTTAATATGCTAGAAAATGTTAAGAGAAATACTACTTAGAATATTGTTATATGACTatcatacaattaaaatgacgtgacagtaaaaatcagttcttaatttttctattttacgAGTAGTCCTTATTGATCAAAAACCCATCGTCTCAGGTGA contains the following coding sequences:
- the LOC133858597 gene encoding probable trehalose-phosphate phosphatase D produces the protein MGYPHSPQQSTFNPKPITKREFDDNEDASAVTYSEWLTKHPSALHTFEQIVKIAKGKQIVVFLDYDGTLSPIVNDPEKAFMTDEMRSAVHEVAECFPTAIVTGRSRDKAVEFVKLKDLCYAGSHGMHISIPSGSLKYKESEDQTHIADEQGFINFYAAKKFLNKLEKIKEKLQEKTKDIKGAMVEDNKFCISVHFRCVDEENVENVKKIVDSVIKSYPSFRTGGGKKVMEVRPNIEWNKGHALGYLLKTFAFDTQNDHVLPLYIGDDASDEDAFKFIKKVGRGFPIVVSSTPKRTDASFSLRDTTEVMNFLTNLTGWTRSSSSD